In a single window of the Caulobacter soli genome:
- a CDS encoding aromatic ring-hydroxylating oxygenase subunit alpha has product MDLNLPNHDPDAADPDANWGLPGWLYDNARFFKEEQDKVLRPSWQIVCHLNDIPKAGDFHTFDFLGESTVVVRGKDGGVKAFANVCRHRAARLLDGPSGHCGRIVCPYHAWTYALDGQLIGVPHRETYPALEMDKQGLAPVQTEVYRGFVFVRLEGDGPSVAQMMAPYDHELEPYRFEEMIPFGRVTLRPRTVNWKNISDNYSDGLHIPIAHPGLTRLFGRGYGVEAETWVDKMWGQLIEEPSHNPSERMYQQVLPDVEHLPAERKRLWTYFKLWPNQAFDIYPDQVDFMQFIPVSPTQTLIREIAYALPDARREMKAARYLNWRINRQVNAEDTELVARVQQGMASRSFTAGPLADTEVSLRSFGRKMRALIPQARLHRPPEGW; this is encoded by the coding sequence ATGGACCTGAACCTCCCCAACCACGACCCCGACGCCGCCGATCCTGATGCAAATTGGGGCCTGCCCGGCTGGCTCTACGACAACGCCCGGTTCTTCAAGGAGGAGCAGGACAAGGTCCTGCGCCCGTCCTGGCAGATCGTCTGCCATCTGAACGACATCCCGAAAGCCGGCGACTTCCACACCTTCGACTTCCTGGGCGAGAGCACCGTGGTCGTGCGCGGCAAGGACGGCGGGGTCAAAGCCTTCGCCAATGTCTGCCGTCACCGGGCCGCCCGGCTGCTGGACGGACCGAGCGGCCATTGCGGCCGGATCGTCTGCCCCTACCACGCCTGGACCTACGCCCTGGACGGCCAGTTGATCGGCGTGCCGCACCGCGAGACCTATCCCGCGCTGGAGATGGACAAGCAGGGCCTGGCGCCCGTGCAGACGGAGGTCTATCGCGGCTTCGTCTTCGTGCGGCTGGAGGGGGACGGCCCGTCGGTCGCGCAGATGATGGCCCCCTACGACCACGAGCTGGAGCCCTACCGCTTCGAGGAGATGATCCCGTTCGGCCGCGTCACCCTGCGGCCGCGGACGGTGAACTGGAAGAACATCAGCGACAACTATTCCGACGGCCTGCACATCCCCATCGCCCACCCCGGCCTGACCCGGCTGTTCGGGCGGGGCTATGGCGTGGAAGCCGAAACCTGGGTCGACAAGATGTGGGGCCAGCTGATCGAGGAGCCGTCGCACAATCCCTCGGAGCGGATGTACCAGCAGGTCCTGCCCGACGTCGAACACCTGCCGGCCGAGCGCAAGCGGCTGTGGACCTATTTCAAGCTCTGGCCCAACCAGGCCTTCGACATCTATCCCGACCAGGTGGACTTCATGCAGTTCATCCCGGTCTCGCCGACCCAGACCCTGATCCGCGAGATCGCCTACGCCCTGCCCGACGCGCGGCGCGAGATGAAGGCGGCGCGGTATCTGAACTGGCGCATCAACCGCCAGGTCAACGCCGAGGACACCGAGCTGGTGGCCCGCGTGCAGCAGGGCATGGCGTCGCGGAGCTTCACGGCCGGGCCGCTGGCGGACACCGAGGTGTCCTTGCGGAGCTTCGGGCGGAAGATGCGGGCCCTGATCCCGCAAGCGCGGCTGCATCGCCCGCCGGAGGGGTGGTGA